In the genome of Phlebotomus papatasi isolate M1 chromosome 2, Ppap_2.1, whole genome shotgun sequence, one region contains:
- the LOC129802018 gene encoding LOW QUALITY PROTEIN: juvenile hormone esterase-like (The sequence of the model RefSeq protein was modified relative to this genomic sequence to represent the inferred CDS: deleted 1 base in 1 codon): protein MCIQKNVLIPTPIVVGSEDCLYLNVYRPRTEEGLIYEEKLPVMIFIHYGGLFTGGITTLLLGPEYFMETGSVILVLMQYRLGSFGFLSTGDSECPGNFGFKDQRMAMKWVKDYIENFGGNSNSITIFISDSAGALSVHMHMLSPLSKGLFHRAIVQSGSAIAPYNFPVSDPLEQAREQAKVLKVPNAENLNSSKIIEELRKVDAITLVESSDKMKFWSVDPLVLFRTAIEPAGPTAFMSENPIDIVMRGNYKHVPWMTGVVTNEGTVRATTILNNSTDLKDLNDRFDELMPKLMEINATKEELAVFWPKVKNFYFDGKSYVSNSNWQRFVDIFSHRSFYHPFYRTVKAYTSYADIKKNPIYLYKFAYRGNYSYSVLFSGTTKYYGVSHCDDLVYLFTSPAIFPARHSEGSVDEKMKDIMVRTFTAFAISGRPKEWTAVPTCQKYTFKPICHYQQFSNSSDGKIQIDTSQDFDMAAVKLWDELKEYKVRTRYDT, encoded by the exons ATGTGTATTCAAAAGAACGTTCTTATTCCTACTCCTATCGTTGTTGGTAGTGAGGACTGTTTATATTTGAACGTCTATCGACCAAGAACAGAAGAAGGTTTAATCTACGAGGAGAAGCTACCCGTAATGATTTTTATCCATTACGGTGGTCTCTTCACTGGAGGCATTACGACACTACTACTCGGACCGGAATATTTCATGGAAACAGGCTCTGTTATCCTTGTTTTGATGCAGTATCGTCTGGGTAGTTTTGGATTCTTAAGCACAGGAGATTCAGAATGTCCTGGCAATTTTGGTTTCAAGGATCAAAGAATGGCTATGAAATGGGTAAAAGATTATATTGAGAATTTTGGTGGAAATTCCAATTCTATTACCATCTTTATATCT GATAGTGCCGGAGCACTATCTGTTCACATGCATATGCTGAGTCCTCTGTCAAAG GGACTCTTTCATCGAGCTATTGTCCAAAGTGGGAGTGCTATTGCGCCATATAATTTCCCTGTATCTGATCCTCTTGAGCAAGCTCGAGAACAAGCCAAAGTTCTCAAAGTTCCTAATgctgaaaatttgaattcttctaAAATTATTGAAGAATTGAGGAAAGTTGATGCAATAACGCTCGTAGAAAGTTCTGACAAAATGAAGTTTTGGTCAGTGGATCCTTTAGTGCTCTTCAGAACTGCCATTGAACCTGCAGGTCCTACGGCTTTCATGTCTGAAAATCCTATTGATATTGTGATGAGGGGAAACTATAAACATGTTCCTTGGATGACAGGCGTAGTTACAAATGAAGGAACTGTTCGTGCAACAACGATCTTGAATAATTCTACAGATCTCAAGGATTTAAATGATCGTTTTGATGAGCTGATGCCAAAGCTAATGGAAATTAATGCTACAAAAGAAGAATTAGCAGTCTTTTGGCCAAAAGTTAAGAACTTTTACTTCGATGGAAAATCCTACGTCAGTAATAGCAATTGGCAAAGATTCGTTGAT ATATTCTCCCACCGATCCTTCTACCATCCATTCTACAGAACTGTGAAGGCCTACACCTCATACGCTGATATCAAGAAAAACCCCATCTATCTATACAAGTTCGCCTATAGAGGAAATTATTCCTACTCAGTGCTTTTCAGCGGAACAACTAAATACTACGGTGTTAGCCATTGTGATGATCTTGTCTATTTATTCACTTCTCCAGCCATTTTTCCCGCACGACATTCAGAAGGTTCAGTCGATGAGAAAATGAAAGATATCATGGTAAGAACGTTTACAGCATTTGCAATCTCCGGACGACCTAAAGAGTGGACAGCTGTTCCCACATGCCAGAAATACACATTCAAACCAATTTGCCATTATCAACAATTTTCCAATTCATCTGATGGAAAAATTCAAATAGATACATCGCAGGACTTTGATATGGCAGCCGTTAAGTTGTGGGATGAATTGAAGGAATACAAAGTAAGGACAAGATATGATACCTAG